In Gopherus flavomarginatus isolate rGopFla2 chromosome 1, rGopFla2.mat.asm, whole genome shotgun sequence, a single genomic region encodes these proteins:
- the HSPA14 gene encoding heat shock 70 kDa protein 14 isoform X1 has translation MAAIGVHLGCTCASVAVYKDGRADVVANDAGDRVTPAVVAYSKNEEVVGLAAKQSRVRNIANTVVKVKQILGRSPGDPQAEKYVAESKCPVTEKNGKLQYEIDNKLVCPEEVAKLIFSKMKETAQSALGSDASDVVITVPFEFGENQKNALGKAAGAAGFNVLRLIHEPSAALLAYGIGQDSPTGKSNVLVFKLGGTSLSVTVIEVNSGIYRVLATNTDDSIGGVCFTEALAQHLASEFQRSYKHDIRGNSRAMMKLMNSADVAKHSLSTLGSSNCFVDSLYDGLDFDCNVSRARFELICSPLFNKCVEAIKKLLQQVGFTADDINKVVLCGGSARIPKLQQLIKDLFPAVELLNSITPDEVIPIGAATEAGILVGKENLSLEEEALSIECSTKDILVKGVDESGTNKFTVLFPSGTPLPARRQHTLLAPGNNSSVCLELYESLGKNPAKEEGKFAQIVLQDLDKKEGGLHDILTVLTMKRDGSLHVTCTDQDTGKCEVITVEVAS, from the exons ATGGCGGCCATAGGCGTCCATTTGGGTTGCACCTGCGCCTCTGTGGCCGTGTATAAG GATGgccgtgcagatgtggttgccaaTGATGCAGGTGACAGAGTCACGCCAGCTGTTGTTGCTTACTCAAAAAATGAAGAG gTTGTTGGTTTGGCAGCAAAACAAAGTAGAGTAAGAAATATTGCAAATACAGTAGTTAAAGTAAAGCAGATTCTTGGGAGAAG CCCTGGTGACCCACAAGCTGAGAAATATGTTGCAGAAAGCAAATGTCCA GTCACTGAGAAGAATGGAAAACTCCAGTATGAAATAGATAACAAACTTGTTTGCCCGGAAGAAGTTGCAAAACTCATATTCAGTAAAATGAAAG AAACTGCTCAGTCTGCTTTGGGTTCCGATGCCAGTGATGTGGTTATTACTGTACCATTTGAGTTTGGAGAGAACCAGAAAAATGCCCTTGG GAAAGCAGCTGGGGCAGCTGGATTTAATGTTCTGAGATTAATTCATGAGCCATCTGCAGCTCTCTTGGCATATGGAATTGGACAAGATTCACCCACTGGGAAAAG CAATGTGTTGGTTTTTAAGCTTGGAGGAACATCGCTCTCTGTGACAGTTATAGAAGTAAATAGTGGAATATATCGTGTTCTTGCCACAAACACAGATGATAGTATAGGTGGTGTCTGTTTCACAGAAGCCTTAGCACAACATTTAGCTTCTGAATTTCAGAG ATCTTATAAACATGATATAAGAGGAAATTCCAGAGCTATGATGAAGCTAATGAACAGCGCTGATGTTGCAAAGCACTCTTTGTCAACCTTGGGAAGTTCAAACTGTTTTGTAGACTCATTATATGATGGTCTGGATTTTGATTGTAATGTGTCCAG GGCCAGATTTGAACTGATTTGTTCTCCACTTTTTAATAAATGTGTAGAAGCAATTAAAAAACTCTTGCAACAAGTTGGATTTACAGCAGATGACATTAACAAG GTAGTTCTATGTGGTGGGTCTGCTCGAATCCCAAAGCTGCAACAGCTGATTAAAGACCTTTTCCCAGCTGTGGAGTTGCTGAATTCTATCACACCAGATGAGGTCATTCCCATTGGGGCAGCCACAGAAGCAGGGATCCTAGTAGGGAAAGAGAACCTCTCATTAGAGGAGGAGGCACTATCTATTGAGTGTTCTACCAAAGATATTCTAGTTAAG GGTGTAGATGAATCGGGGACTAACAAATTCACAGTGCTGTTTCCGTCGGGAACTCCCTTGCCAGCACGAAGGCAGCACACGCTGCTTGCCCCGGGAAATAATTCCTCTGTATGTCTTGAACTGTATGAGTCTCTAGGGAAAAATCCTGCAAAAGAGGAGGGCAAATTTGCACAG attgtACTCCAGGATTTAGATAAAAAAGAAGGTGGTCTTCATGACATATTAACTGTTCTCACTATGAAAAG GGATGGATCCTTACATGTTACCTGCACAGATCAAGATACGGGAAAATGTGAAGTCATCACTGTTGAAGTGGCATCATAG
- the HSPA14 gene encoding heat shock 70 kDa protein 14 isoform X2 codes for MAAIGVHLGCTCASVAVYKDGRADVVANDAGDRVTPAVVAYSKNEEVVGLAAKQSRVRNIANTVVKVKQILGRSPGDPQAEKYVAESKCPVTEKNGKLQYEIDNKLVCPEEVAKLIFSKMKETAQSALGSDASDVVITVPFEFGENQKNALGKAAGAAGFNVLRLIHEPSAALLAYGIGQDSPTGKSNVLVFKLGGTSLSVTVIEVNSGIYRVLATNTDDSIGGVCFTEALAQHLASEFQRSYKHDIRGNSRAMMKLMNSADVAKHSLSTLGSSNCFVDSLYDGLDFDCNVSRARFELICSPLFNKCVEAIKKLLQQVGFTADDINKVVLCGGSARIPKLQQLIKDLFPAVELLNSITPDEVIPIGAATEAGILVGKENLSLEEEALSIECSTKDILVKIVLQDLDKKEGGLHDILTVLTMKRDGSLHVTCTDQDTGKCEVITVEVAS; via the exons ATGGCGGCCATAGGCGTCCATTTGGGTTGCACCTGCGCCTCTGTGGCCGTGTATAAG GATGgccgtgcagatgtggttgccaaTGATGCAGGTGACAGAGTCACGCCAGCTGTTGTTGCTTACTCAAAAAATGAAGAG gTTGTTGGTTTGGCAGCAAAACAAAGTAGAGTAAGAAATATTGCAAATACAGTAGTTAAAGTAAAGCAGATTCTTGGGAGAAG CCCTGGTGACCCACAAGCTGAGAAATATGTTGCAGAAAGCAAATGTCCA GTCACTGAGAAGAATGGAAAACTCCAGTATGAAATAGATAACAAACTTGTTTGCCCGGAAGAAGTTGCAAAACTCATATTCAGTAAAATGAAAG AAACTGCTCAGTCTGCTTTGGGTTCCGATGCCAGTGATGTGGTTATTACTGTACCATTTGAGTTTGGAGAGAACCAGAAAAATGCCCTTGG GAAAGCAGCTGGGGCAGCTGGATTTAATGTTCTGAGATTAATTCATGAGCCATCTGCAGCTCTCTTGGCATATGGAATTGGACAAGATTCACCCACTGGGAAAAG CAATGTGTTGGTTTTTAAGCTTGGAGGAACATCGCTCTCTGTGACAGTTATAGAAGTAAATAGTGGAATATATCGTGTTCTTGCCACAAACACAGATGATAGTATAGGTGGTGTCTGTTTCACAGAAGCCTTAGCACAACATTTAGCTTCTGAATTTCAGAG ATCTTATAAACATGATATAAGAGGAAATTCCAGAGCTATGATGAAGCTAATGAACAGCGCTGATGTTGCAAAGCACTCTTTGTCAACCTTGGGAAGTTCAAACTGTTTTGTAGACTCATTATATGATGGTCTGGATTTTGATTGTAATGTGTCCAG GGCCAGATTTGAACTGATTTGTTCTCCACTTTTTAATAAATGTGTAGAAGCAATTAAAAAACTCTTGCAACAAGTTGGATTTACAGCAGATGACATTAACAAG GTAGTTCTATGTGGTGGGTCTGCTCGAATCCCAAAGCTGCAACAGCTGATTAAAGACCTTTTCCCAGCTGTGGAGTTGCTGAATTCTATCACACCAGATGAGGTCATTCCCATTGGGGCAGCCACAGAAGCAGGGATCCTAGTAGGGAAAGAGAACCTCTCATTAGAGGAGGAGGCACTATCTATTGAGTGTTCTACCAAAGATATTCTAGTTAAG attgtACTCCAGGATTTAGATAAAAAAGAAGGTGGTCTTCATGACATATTAACTGTTCTCACTATGAAAAG GGATGGATCCTTACATGTTACCTGCACAGATCAAGATACGGGAAAATGTGAAGTCATCACTGTTGAAGTGGCATCATAG